The Peribacillus simplex genome contains the following window.
CAGGTAATAATACTAGATGATAACGTAAATGAGAATGTATGGGTGTTAAATAGAAAGCATGTTTACATAATGGAGATTTTTCTTCCTTCGAGAAAATATAAGCGAATTTAGTTTGCGAGACAAAGAGATAGCTAAAGAGAAACAATAGTGTTTCGTGATACAGCACTCCCGTTTGAAAAGGGTGCCAGTATGAGGACCAGCATTTGGGTTTTAAAGTAAAATGTTCTGATTATTAGGAGGGATGATGACATATGGTTGAAAACCGTCATCTGCAAGCAGGTCTGAGTGATGAAAATGTGCTAGAGATGTATAAAGTGATGTTGTTGGCAAGACGTATAGATGAACGGATGTGGCTGTTGAACAGATCTGGAAAAATTCCATTCGTCGTTTCTTGTCAAGGACAAGAAGCAGCTCAAGTGGGTGCTGCGTTTGCTTTAAATCGTGAAAAGGATTATATCCTTCCCTATTACCGGGATCTTGGGGTAGTGCTTGCATTTGGGATGACCGCCAGAGATTTAATGTTATCCAGTTTTGCAAAAGCGGAAGATCCGAATTCAGGCGGAAGGCAAATGCCTGGCCATTTTGGGCAAAAAAAGAATCGCATCGTAACGGGATCTTCGCCAGTTACCACTCAAGTGCCGCATGCAGTGGGGATTGCACTCGCTGCAAAAATGGAAGGAAAAGATATCGTTTCATTCGTTACATTTGGTGAAGGGTCATCAAACCAAGGTGATTTCCATGAAGGAGCGAATTTTGCAGGTGTACATAAACTTCCGGTTATCTTGATGTGCGAGAATAATCAATATGCCATTTCCGTCCCTATCGAAAAACAATTGGCCTGCAGCAAAGTGTCGGACCGGGCCATTGGTTATGGCATGCCAGGGGTGACGGTTGATGGAAATGATCCGATCGAAGTATACCGGGTGGTGAAAGAAGCGGCTGAGAGGGGAAGGCGTGGTGAAGGACCAAGCTTGATTGAAACGGTTTCATACAGGTTGACACCCCATTCAAGCGACGATGATGATAGTCAATACAGGTCGCCTGAAGAAGTATCGGAGGCAAAAAAAATAGATTCAATCATTACATTCGGGGCCTATTTAAAAGCTGTAGGGATCATGGATGATCAATTAGAGAAACAAATGAACGAGGAAATAATGGAAGTTGTGAACGAAGCGACGGATTATGCGGAAAATGCTCCATTTGCAAATGAAGACACGCTTTCAAAATATGTTTATGCAGATAAGTAAGGAGGAAAGAAGATGGCAGTGATATCTTATATAGATGCCGTTATAATGGCTATGCGAGAAGAAATGGAACGTGATTCCCGTGTATTTGTCTTAGGGGAGGACGTAGGGAAAAAAGGCGGCGTTTTTAAAGCGACATCTGGTTTATACGAACAATTCGGGGAACAGCGGGTCATTGATACCCCGCTTGCTGAATCAGCAATCGCAGGAGTGGGCATTGGCGCGGCCATGTATGGGATGAGGCCGATTGCAGAAATGCAATTTGCTGATTTTATCATGCCTGCAATCAACCAAATCATTTCAGAAGCTGCAAAAATTCGTTATCGCTCCAATAATGACTGGCAATGTCCTATCGTCATCAGGGCTCCATACGGCGGGGGAGTACATGGCGCGTTATACCATTCACAATCTGTTGAAGCCATTTTTGCCAATCAACCGGGACTTAAAATTGTCATGCCATCTACGCCATATGACGTGAAAGGGTTATTGAAAGCAGCCATTCGGGATGATGACCCGGTCCTTTTCTTTGAACATAAACGTGCCTATCGCCTTATTAAAGAAGAAGTGCCGACTGATGATTATGTTTTACCCATTGGTAAAGCGGATGTAAAACGTGACGGCGAGGACGTTACAGTGATTACTTACGGCCTTTGTGTTCATTTTGCGCTTCAGGCAGCTGAAAGACTTGCCAGTGATGGCATATCCGTTCATATACTTGATCTGCGAACCGTTTATCCATTGGATCAAGAAGCCATTATTGAAGCTGCATCGAAAACAGGAAAGGTCCTATTGATTACTGAAGATAATAAGGAGGGGAGCATCATTGGTGAAGTATCGGCAATTATTGCAGAAAACTGCCTCTTCGATCTGGATGCCCCAATCATGAGACTGGCAGGCCCGGATGTTCCAGCGATGCCATATTCCCCAGCATTGGAGAAATCCTTCATGGTGAATCCTGAAAAAGTTGAAAAGGCACTGCGGGACCTGGCAGCCTATTAAATGATCGGCACGGAGGAACGAACCTAGTATTTCCGTTATTAATCATTTCGATGAAAAATCAATTAAGGAAATTGCCAAGGATGTCCGTGAACTTGCCCAAAAAGTCCGAACAGGTAAGGTGAAACCTGAAGATATGGGAGAAGGGTACATTAACAATCAATAAAACAGGTGATTTCTGTTCCATTCAGCCAATGGGGATAATCAATCATCCACAGAATACCACCATTCAAGTTGAGTCTATCGTCAAACGACCTTAGAATTTTCTCGGATCTTATACGTTGCAGCAAGTCGGGCAAATAATAAACTTTACCTTGTATTATTGGAGACGAGACTACAGCGAGTATAGACCAAGCACCTGAAGAGTAATGTTCGAAAAAGTTGACTATTTCATAAATTACTATTACTTTCAATAGTTCACATAATACAGATTAGTAAACATCAAAATCAGCCGTTTATATCGGGGTTGAATCTTAAAAATGAACGTAAGTCTAGCAACTATAAAAAAGGTTGCCAGGCTTTTTTTGCGCTAAATAAAATCTATAGAAGCGTGAAAAAATAATCTATTTGATTACGATAGAGAGGGCATATAATATCTCGACCGATTTTTTTAAATGGCTCTTTTCGTAAAGATTGTTGTTTTTAAAACGAAACTATTTAAGGTTGATTGGAGCGGAAGTGCGAGACTCCTGCGGGAGCAGCGGGACAGGTGAGACCCCACAGGCGTTTACGCCGAGGAGGCTCACCGCCCGCACCAAGGAAAGCGAGCATCTGGAGGGGAAATCAACCACAACTCACTACCTGGTAAATAGCAACAAAGTATGTGAAAACAGCCTTTTAAAAACACTTTATTTCGCGGTGATTTTTTGAAAAAATTTCATTTTGTAAGGATGTATTGAACAAAAGCGCGGCATTATATGGTAAATGATTCTGGGTAAAGGAGACTTACTGGACAATTCTCCAATAATAAACTATTAGATATGGTATTTGAAAGTACATATTATGGAATTGTAATTGTCGATAAATTCGATATATTAGCAATGAATATTGTGAATTTTTAAATGTTGTACGCGGTACAGTGATTGGTGTTAAGTATTACCCAAAACTTAGCTTAAACGGGCGGTAGGAAGAAGAAACGAAATAACATGTTAAGTTTTTTTTACTTTATTTTTCAGATAAAGGCAAGCCTATAGACTGGCTTGCCTTCTTTAATGAGCTCCAGCTTCTTTAGTTTTTTATGATATGAAAAAACATTTATTTGATTCGAAATCTGTGGCATTTTTATCCTGCTTTATACCGATTTTGGCAGAAAATAAATTTCAAGTTTATCTTATATTTTATATGAAATCCCTAACAATGTTTGTCATAATAAGAAAGTAGGAAGGGGGAACATCATGCTTCGATTATACGGGGCTTTAATCGGCCTTAGTTTGATATGGGGTTTATCGTTTGTTTTTATGAAGTGGCTGCTCCCGCCAGCGGGCATTTGGGGAATTGTTTTTCTCCGCTGTTTGGCAGGTGCTGTTATGCTGCTTCCCATTTTATGGTTGAAGCGCAGGAATATCAACTGGAAATTGCCGTGGAAAGCACTGGTCGTTGTCGGAATCTTCAATTGTGGATTAGCATGGGGATTAATAGCTTTAAGTGAAACAGAGATTAACAGCAGCACGGCATCGATTCTTAATGCAACCACTCCGATCTGGACGGGGATCATCGGATTTATCATTTTTTCATATGTTTTAACCGCCCGACAATGGGTGGGCATTCTAATCGGTTTTTTCGGAATTCTAGTATTGATGGATTTTCAAGTCGGTCAGCTTTTCGGCAAGGAATTCATTGGGATTGGGACAATGCTGCTAGCGTCCACCTGTTATGGTTTTGCCGGCCAATTTACGAAAAGATTTCTTTCCAATACCAGCATATTGGTCATTACGACGTTTACGCTGCTCACGGGTGCCGTTATCGGTTTGATCGGGATGCTGATAACAGAGCCGATTAAGCCAGTGATGTTGTTGGAACCGCTAACGGTTTTATCCATAGTCGGACTTGGGTGCTTTGGCTCTGGGCTAGGACAGCTGATCTATTTCTACATCAATAAAAATGGCAGCCCAGAGTTAGCCGCAACGGTCACATATCTTATTCCTGCAACCGCTATGGTTTGGGGCTATGTCCTGCTGGGAGAAGCGATTAATCCTAATGTAATTATTGGCCTGCTTATTATTTTCGCAGGAGTTTATCTTTCTTCTAAGAAGTCAAAAGTAAATGATGGTACAAATTCTTCATCCGAAAAACAAGGGGAATTGCGTCAAGTAAAATAAAAAAACAAAACGAAATAGCCCTCACGTAAAGGATTTGTTTTTTCCTGGGGGCTTTCGTATTAAAACACATTTAATTCTGATTCAATTTTGCCAAAGAAGTGATGGATCGTCTTTGCCGCGACTTATAGCTATAGCAGTAACCTATATTCAAAAATGCTATTTGCTTTAGGGGATTTTATAGAAATGAAAATGGACAAGGGCGTTTTTTTTTGCCTTAAATTATTTTGAAGTTGAGATATATTAATTTGAGGTAATGTTGTTGACAACAAATGTTATTCATGATAAATTATCTTTAAATAAAGATATATTAATTCGAGATAATAAACCTCCTTTAATGAATAGGCCATTCTTATTGAAGGAAAAATGTAGGGGATCAAGAAAGAAGCTGAACATCCAAAAGTTGAATTGTTTTAATGGGAGGAATAAAATATGAACGGATTAAAAGGAATACACCACGTAACGGCTATAACAAGCAGTGCAGAAAAGAATTATGAATTTTTCACAAATATATTAGGCATGCGTTTAGTCAAGAAAACAGTTAACCAAGATGATATCCAAACGTATCACCTGTTTTTTGCTGACGATGTAGGCGGTCCAGGTACTGACATGACTTTCTTCGACTTTCCTGGTATTCCAAAAGGAGTGCATGGGACTAATGAGATTTCAAAAACATCCTTCCGTGTACCGAATGATGCAGCATTAGATTATTGGGTTAAGCGCTTCGATCGATTAGAAGTAGGGAATACAGGAATCCAAGAACAATTTGGTAAAAAGATCATTTCTTTTGTTGATTTTGATGATCAGCAATATCAATTGATCTCAGATGAAAACAATGAAGGGATTGCAGCTGGAATCCCTTGGCAAAAAGGACCGATTCCCCTGGAGTATGCAATTACAGGATTAGGACCAATTTTCATTCGCATCGCCAACTTCGAATACTTTAAAGAAATGATGGAAAAAGTCCTATTATTCAAAGAAATAGACACTGAAGGATCATTTCATTTATTCGAAGTAGGGGAAGGTGGGAATGGTGCACAAGTAATTGTCGAACATAATTCGATCCTTCCTCAGGCACGGCAGGGTTTTGGGACTGTTCACCATACAGCCTTCCGTGTAGAAGACCGTTCCGTTCTTGAAGAATGGATCAAAAGAATGGAAAGCTTCCAATTTCATACTTCCGGTTATGTTGATCGTCACTTTTTTGAGTCGCTTTACGTGCGAGTGGCGCCGCAAATTTTATTCGAGTTTGCCACGGATGGTCCTGGATTTATGGGGGATGAGCCATATGAAACGCTTGGGGAAAAGTTATCTTTACCACCGTTCTTAGAACCGAAAAGGGATCAAATCGAAAAGTTGGT
Protein-coding sequences here:
- a CDS encoding ring-cleaving dioxygenase — encoded protein: MNGLKGIHHVTAITSSAEKNYEFFTNILGMRLVKKTVNQDDIQTYHLFFADDVGGPGTDMTFFDFPGIPKGVHGTNEISKTSFRVPNDAALDYWVKRFDRLEVGNTGIQEQFGKKIISFVDFDDQQYQLISDENNEGIAAGIPWQKGPIPLEYAITGLGPIFIRIANFEYFKEMMEKVLLFKEIDTEGSFHLFEVGEGGNGAQVIVEHNSILPQARQGFGTVHHTAFRVEDRSVLEEWIKRMESFQFHTSGYVDRHFFESLYVRVAPQILFEFATDGPGFMGDEPYETLGEKLSLPPFLEPKRDQIEKLVRPIDTVRSTKEFIKE
- a CDS encoding alpha-ketoacid dehydrogenase subunit beta produces the protein MAVISYIDAVIMAMREEMERDSRVFVLGEDVGKKGGVFKATSGLYEQFGEQRVIDTPLAESAIAGVGIGAAMYGMRPIAEMQFADFIMPAINQIISEAAKIRYRSNNDWQCPIVIRAPYGGGVHGALYHSQSVEAIFANQPGLKIVMPSTPYDVKGLLKAAIRDDDPVLFFEHKRAYRLIKEEVPTDDYVLPIGKADVKRDGEDVTVITYGLCVHFALQAAERLASDGISVHILDLRTVYPLDQEAIIEAASKTGKVLLITEDNKEGSIIGEVSAIIAENCLFDLDAPIMRLAGPDVPAMPYSPALEKSFMVNPEKVEKALRDLAAY
- a CDS encoding thiamine pyrophosphate-dependent dehydrogenase E1 component subunit alpha, giving the protein MVENRHLQAGLSDENVLEMYKVMLLARRIDERMWLLNRSGKIPFVVSCQGQEAAQVGAAFALNREKDYILPYYRDLGVVLAFGMTARDLMLSSFAKAEDPNSGGRQMPGHFGQKKNRIVTGSSPVTTQVPHAVGIALAAKMEGKDIVSFVTFGEGSSNQGDFHEGANFAGVHKLPVILMCENNQYAISVPIEKQLACSKVSDRAIGYGMPGVTVDGNDPIEVYRVVKEAAERGRRGEGPSLIETVSYRLTPHSSDDDDSQYRSPEEVSEAKKIDSIITFGAYLKAVGIMDDQLEKQMNEEIMEVVNEATDYAENAPFANEDTLSKYVYADK
- a CDS encoding DMT family transporter, translating into MLRLYGALIGLSLIWGLSFVFMKWLLPPAGIWGIVFLRCLAGAVMLLPILWLKRRNINWKLPWKALVVVGIFNCGLAWGLIALSETEINSSTASILNATTPIWTGIIGFIIFSYVLTARQWVGILIGFFGILVLMDFQVGQLFGKEFIGIGTMLLASTCYGFAGQFTKRFLSNTSILVITTFTLLTGAVIGLIGMLITEPIKPVMLLEPLTVLSIVGLGCFGSGLGQLIYFYINKNGSPELAATVTYLIPATAMVWGYVLLGEAINPNVIIGLLIIFAGVYLSSKKSKVNDGTNSSSEKQGELRQVK